Proteins encoded in a region of the Bacillus methanolicus genome:
- a CDS encoding MerR family transcriptional regulator, with product MGELASLSGVSKRTIDYYTSLGLLKADRSKSNYRIYSEEALHDLKFIEECKTMHFPLEEIKRKLEIKKSKQIRESEVEKHVSNVTNQMKQLHKELAVILPLIEKLEGPQKEDLANQLSREGSALMQSLLVLTS from the coding sequence ATCGGCGAGTTAGCTAGTTTATCAGGAGTTTCCAAAAGAACAATAGATTATTATACAAGCTTAGGCCTGCTTAAAGCTGACCGCTCTAAATCAAACTATCGGATCTATTCAGAAGAAGCTTTGCACGATCTTAAATTTATTGAAGAGTGCAAAACAATGCATTTTCCTCTTGAAGAGATTAAAAGAAAACTTGAAATCAAAAAATCGAAACAAATTCGGGAGTCAGAAGTTGAAAAGCATGTAAGTAACGTAACCAACCAAATGAAACAGCTGCACAAAGAATTAGCTGTTATTTTGCCGCTCATTGAAAAGCTTGAAGGGCCGCAAAAAGAAGACTTGGCAAATCAACTTTCCCGGGAAGGTTCCGCCTTGATGCAGTCGCTTTTGGTTCTGACGAGTTAA
- a CDS encoding hemolysin family protein, translating into MIGINLFLVVFLIALTAFFVASEFAIVKVRTSRIDQLILEGNKKAEAAKKVISNLDGYLSACQLGITITSLGLGWLGEPTVESILHPLFERLGIQESISQILSFVITFSVITFLHVVIGELAPKTFAIHKAENITLSFATPLILFYKVMYPFIWALNSSARIVTGLFGLKAPSENEIALSEEELRIILSESLKSGEINQSEYKYVNKIFEFDNRVAKEIMVPRTEIISFPEDATLEEILKVVKEEKFTRYPVTTGGDKDNIIGIINIKEILTDCIQKKFEGECPLLPYIKPVIRVIETIPIHELLVKMQRERSPMAILFDEYGGTAGLVTVEDIIEEIVGEIRDEFDTDEVPLIRKTENGYILDAKLLISEVNDLLGTSLEEEEEVDTIGGWFLTQKFDVQEGDTLERENHLFKIKEIEGHHILYIEVSKKQEKE; encoded by the coding sequence ATGATCGGAATCAATTTATTTTTAGTTGTATTTCTGATTGCATTGACTGCTTTTTTTGTTGCTTCGGAATTTGCGATTGTAAAAGTGCGGACGTCAAGAATCGACCAGCTTATTCTTGAGGGCAATAAAAAAGCAGAAGCAGCGAAAAAGGTCATTTCAAATCTGGATGGCTACTTATCAGCTTGCCAGCTTGGAATTACGATTACTTCACTTGGCCTCGGTTGGCTCGGAGAACCGACTGTGGAAAGTATTCTCCACCCATTATTTGAAAGATTGGGGATACAGGAATCAATTAGCCAAATACTTTCTTTTGTCATTACTTTTTCTGTCATTACTTTTCTTCATGTTGTAATCGGAGAATTGGCGCCTAAAACGTTTGCCATCCATAAGGCAGAGAACATTACCCTTTCGTTCGCAACTCCCCTGATCTTGTTCTATAAAGTGATGTATCCCTTTATATGGGCATTGAATAGCTCAGCAAGAATTGTCACCGGCTTATTTGGTCTGAAAGCTCCTTCAGAAAATGAAATTGCCCTTTCTGAAGAAGAACTGCGAATTATTCTTTCAGAGAGCCTTAAAAGCGGTGAAATTAACCAATCCGAATATAAATATGTCAACAAAATCTTTGAATTCGATAATCGTGTTGCAAAAGAAATTATGGTGCCAAGAACGGAAATCATCAGCTTTCCGGAAGATGCAACTTTAGAGGAAATATTAAAAGTTGTGAAAGAGGAAAAATTCACCCGCTATCCGGTGACAACCGGCGGCGACAAAGATAATATTATTGGAATCATTAACATTAAAGAAATTTTAACTGACTGTATACAAAAGAAATTTGAAGGCGAATGTCCTTTGCTTCCCTATATAAAACCTGTAATACGGGTTATTGAAACGATCCCGATCCATGAACTACTTGTCAAAATGCAGCGAGAAAGATCGCCTATGGCCATCCTTTTTGACGAATATGGGGGAACGGCAGGATTGGTTACGGTTGAAGACATCATTGAAGAAATTGTGGGTGAGATAAGGGATGAATTTGACACAGATGAGGTTCCGCTTATTCGTAAAACCGAAAACGGATACATACTCGATGCTAAGCTCTTGATTTCGGAAGTGAATGATCTCCTTGGAACTTCATTGGAAGAAGAAGAAGAAGTTGATACGATCGGCGGCTGGTTCTTGACACAAAAATTTGATGTTCAAGAAGGAGATACACTCGAAAGAGAAAATCATTTGTTCAAAATTAAAGAAATTGAAGGACATCACATTTTATATATAGAAGTAAGTAAGAAACAGGAAAAGGAATAA
- a CDS encoding GNAT family N-acetyltransferase → MFTLKVDSEIELQLFQLHHSDELFNLVDSNRFHLRKWLPWVDGIYSSSQYHTIISLWLKQFADNNGFHLGIRYKGILVGSIGFHHIDWNNKQTSIGYWLAKEAEGHGIMTRSVQALINYAFFDLNLNRIEIRCGTKNFKSRAIPERLGFVQEGIVRDGEYLYDHFHDLIIYGLLAKEWKKS, encoded by the coding sequence ATGTTCACATTAAAAGTAGATAGCGAAATCGAACTTCAGCTGTTTCAGCTTCATCATTCCGACGAACTGTTCAACCTTGTTGATTCAAATCGATTTCATTTGCGAAAATGGCTGCCATGGGTTGACGGCATTTATTCATCTTCTCAGTACCATACGATTATTTCGTTATGGTTGAAACAATTTGCAGACAACAATGGTTTTCATTTAGGCATTCGTTATAAAGGAATATTAGTCGGATCAATTGGGTTCCACCATATTGACTGGAACAATAAACAAACGAGCATTGGCTACTGGCTTGCCAAAGAAGCGGAAGGACATGGAATTATGACAAGATCGGTTCAAGCACTGATTAACTATGCATTCTTTGATCTAAACTTAAACCGGATTGAAATTCGCTGCGGCACAAAAAACTTTAAAAGCCGTGCCATCCCTGAACGTCTTGGCTTTGTCCAAGAGGGAATCGTCCGTGACGGTGAATATCTATACGACCACTTCCATGACTTGATCATTTACGGTCTTTTAGCAAAAGAATGGAAGAAATCATGA